From Kwoniella shandongensis chromosome 2, complete sequence, the proteins below share one genomic window:
- a CDS encoding serine/threonine-protein phosphatase 2A activator 2, which produces MTTDNGTSTPTDPDQPIASTSYILPTKHILSKAHLAAFQRSKTHAEIVQFIDDLNEAIVGKNLTDAGEGSERTKPIIDILNSVLDIAKSTPPVDNKLSRFGNPAFKTFYDKVGEASAELHSRIPSLPVEAIPEVEVYFKESWGNKQRVDYGSGMEFNFLCWLLCLNKLGVFTKDDYSFLVLGVFWRYIEVMRYLQSTYWLEPAGSHGVWGLDDYHFLPFLWGSGQLRDHKHLRPKSIHDPEILEAFSPSYMYFACISFINSIKTASLRWHSPMLDDISAVKSWNKVNEGMKKMYIAEVLGKLPVMQHALFGSKGLLPFPTGEDDPELKKVLEEEGEAMGEEDEHGHVHLKGETGWTMDCCGIPVPSAFAAAKADTGAHKDVLPGFTTRSGIKPIPFD; this is translated from the exons ATGACAACGGACAACGGTACAAGTACCCCGACCGACCCCGACCAGCCCATCGCATCCACATCCTATATCCTCCCTACAAAACATATCCTCTCCAAAGCACATTTGGCCGCATTCCAAAGGTCCAAAACGCACGCTGAAATCGTCCAGTTCATTGATGACTTGAACGAAGCGATCGTAGGCAAGAATCTGACAGATGCAGGAGAGGgctcagag CGAACGAAACCAATTATTGATATCCTCAACTCCGTCTTGGACATTGCCAAATCCACACCCCCGGTCGATAACAAGCTTTCACGATTCGGTAATCCAGCTTTCAAGACATTCTACGACAAAGTAGGCGAG GCATCTGCGGAACTGCACTCTCGTATCCCTTCATTACCTGTCGAAGCTATCCCAGAAGTCGAGGTGTATTTCAAAGAATCATGGGGTAACAAGCAAAGAGTGGATTATGGTAGTGGAATGGAGttcaacttcctctgctGGCT ATTATGTCTGAACAAGCTCGGTGTCTTCACGAAAGACGATTACTCTTTCTTAGTCCTCGGTGTATTCTGGCG ATATATCGAAGTCATGCGATATCTCCAATCGACGTATTGGCTCGAACCGGCTGGTTCGCATGGGGTGTGGGGACTGGACGATTATCATTTCTTGCCGTTCTTATGGGGCAGCGGGCAGCTGAGAG ACCACAAACACCTCCGCCCCAAATCAATCCACGATCCCGAAATCCTTGAAGCCTTCTCCCCCTCATACATGTATTTCGCCTGCATCTCTTTCATAAACAGCATCAAGACCGCTTCGCTCCGCTGGCATTCCCCAATGCTAGACGATATCTCCGCCGTTAAAAGCTGGAATAAAGTGAATgaggggatgaagaagatgtatATCGCTGAAGTGTTAGGCAAATTGCCTGTTATGCAACACGCCTTATTCGGAAGTAAGGGGCTGTTACCCTTCCCTACAGGAGAGGACGATCCGGAGTTAAAGAAGgttttggaggaagaaggggaagcgatgggtgaggaggatgagcatGGACATGTGCATCTGAAGGGTGAGACAGGGTGGACGATGGACTGTTGTGGTATACCTG TCCCATCAGCATTTGCGGCCGCAAAGGCCGACACAGGAGCTCACAAAGACGTCCTCCCTGGCTTCACAACACGATCAGGTATCAAACCTATTCCTTTCGACTAG
- a CDS encoding mitochondrial 37S ribosomal protein mS45, which translates to MPFTTSVAGPSRLPFQVQVACRRSCSLLPTSRRRWASTSATDSTGEPSDDIPIPSDPAELTLDPYASLIDETSQSATGAGRKGGKIFFREWLRTEGESFRTPVKGRKAQWLGEGVPYPSNPTFRPPPPISNYVQDQLFAELRRGRKVAELSEKYNISKARIEAVKKLKEVEAEFKRRSLPLQTAFLDGMEPLLGVQIPLNPNTREHDAARARQIDLAHDAHPSTATERLEEQRWESGVGQEGAFGERTRDAAKQGIERTAWEFRDEETVLEDRRVLQAKEEEVKREPSHQGVAAEVLHREVLAASLFQNPATEQAKAKKVKDEERAKRAAKDTKKVQGVTVGGIHFVDTSGTKAFGGEDRGAKVREKRHRRAENKKSL; encoded by the exons ATGCCATTCACCACCTCCGTCGCTGGACCTTCGCGTCTCCCTTTCCAAGTCCAAGTGGCTTGTCGACGGAgttgttctcttctccctacttctcgacgaagatgggcGTCTACATCCGCGACCGATTCCACTGGTGAACCATCAGATGATATCCCAATCCCTTCCGATCCTGCGGAACTCACACTTGACCCTTATGCGTCGTTGATCGATGAGACTTCCCAATCCGCTACTGGTGCTGGGAGGAAAGGTGGGAAGATTTTCTTCAGAGAGTGGTTGAGAACGGAAGGAGAATCGTTCCGTACACCTGTCAAGGGTCGAAAGGCTCAATGGCTAGGCGAAGGCGTG CCGTATCCCAGTAATCCTACAttccgaccaccacctcccatctccaactACGTCCAAGACCAGCTCTTTGCTGAACTGCGTCGCGGTCGAAAAGTTGCAGAACTGAGCGAGAAATACAACATCAGTAAAGCGAGAATCGAGGCGGTCAAGAAAttgaaagaggttgaagcagAGTTCAagcgaaga TCTCTTCCCTTGCAAACTGCTTTCCTCGATGGCATGGAGCCTCTGCTCGGTGTTCAGATCCCTCTCAACCCGAACACTCGAGAACACGAtgctgctcgagctcgacagATCGACTTGGCTCATGATGCTCATCCATCAACCGCCACTGAGCGATTGGAAGAACAACGATGGGAGTCTGGTGTAGGACAAGAAGGAGCGTTCGGCGAACGAACGAGAGACGCCGCGAAACAAGGTATCGAACGTACCGCCTGGGAATtccgagatgaggagaccGTCTTGGAAGACAGAAGAGTCTTGcaagcgaaagaggaggaagttaAGCGAGAGCCAAGTCATCAAGGTGTCGCTGCGGAGGTCCTACACAGGGAAGTTCTCGCGGCGTCTTTGTTCCAGAACCCTGCGACGGAACAGgccaaagcgaagaaggtgaaggacgaagaaagagCGAAACGAGCTGCAAAGGATACAAAGAAGGTCCAAGGTGTCACAGTCGGTGGTATTCACTTTGTGGATACTTCGGGGACAAAGGCGTTTGGAGGGGAAGATCGTGGAGCGAAGGTCAGGGAGAAGAGACATCGAAGAgcggagaacaagaagagtTTGTAG
- a CDS encoding imidazoleglycerol-phosphate dehydratase, whose protein sequence is MSERTASVERKTSETVITCSIDLDHVPGVTTQNIDVNTGIGFLDHMFTALAKHGGMSLQMQCKGDLHIDDHHTAEDCALALGEAFKKALGERKGIKRYGYAYAPLDESLSRAVIDISSRPFFVCDLPFTREKVGDLSTEMVSHLLQSFAFAAGVTLHIDLIRGENNHHIAESAFKALALAIRMAISKTGGDDVPSTKGVLAL, encoded by the exons ATGTCAGAACGTACTGCATCCGTGGAGAGAAAGACGAGTGAGACTGTCATCACTTGCTCTATCGATCTCGACCATGTTCCTGGTGTGACCACTCAGAACATCGACGTGAACACCGGTATTGGATTCCTGGACCAT ATGTTCACAGCTCTTGCGAAGCACGGTGGAATGTCCCTTCAGATGCAATGTAAGGGAGATCTCCACATTGACGACCATCACACTGCCGAAGACTGCGCTCTGGCTTTGGGTGAAGCCTTCAAGAAGGCCttgggagagaggaagggtaTTAAGCGATACGGTTATGCGTACGCTCctttggacgag TCCTTATCTCGAGCTGTGATCGATATCTCTTCACGACCATTCTTCGTCTGTGACCTTCCCTTCACCCgagagaaagttggagatt TGTCTACCGAGATGGTCTCgcaccttcttcaatccttcGCCTTTGCCGCCGGTGTCACTCTCCACATCGACCTCATCCGAGGCGAGAACAACCACCACAT CGCCGAATCCGCTTTCAAGGCATTGGCGCTTGCTATCCGTATGGCTATCAGCAAGACTGGAGGCGACGATGTCCCCAGCACCAAAGGTGTTCTCGCTCTGTAG